The Zygosaccharomyces rouxii strain CBS732 chromosome G complete sequence genome contains a region encoding:
- the ASG7 gene encoding Asg7p (weakly similar to uniprot|P46993 Saccharomyces cerevisiae YJL170C ASG7 Protein that regulates signaling from a G protein beta subunit Ste4p and its relocalization within the cell specific to a-cells and induced by alpha-factor), which translates to MNGPLSLSTTMDEDSSISTVDLTQKINPSDFKLSIERGKHLIAPFEVESQNYECRCESCHRTEERRPLLPRLCIMGVVCPLLWFYEITLCLYLQWLVPHEPTHPPIDSDQLPTEYELENCKKRTEIGIDPLTLQDIKITNQPIKSCSRFPYQTSDSPEPEVTYEGKICQEDQLKRAQFLFVRQIATQVIDTHRQQRSYLWKWVWYCTAAIASYVLVLTVILATTIKGSKHSR; encoded by the coding sequence ATGAACGGCCCGCTATCATTATCTACTACtatggatgaagatagCAGTATCAGCACCGTTGATTTAACTCAGAAGATCAACCCATCAGATTTTAAACTATCAATTGAGAGAGGTAAACACCTCATAGCTCCATTTGAAGtagaatctcaaaattaCGAATGTCGGTGTGAATCATGCCACAGGACAGAGGAACGTAGACCATTGTTACCAAGACTTTGTATAATGGGGGTCGTTTGTCCGTTGCTGTGGTTTTACGAAATCACACTATGCCTGTATCTACAATGGTTGGTTCCCCATGAACCAACGCATCCGCCAATTGATTCAGATCAATTACCCACAGAATACGAGTTGGAAAATTGCAAGAAACGTACAGAGATAGGAATTGATCCTCTTACATTGCAAGATATTAAAATCACTAACCAACCTATCAAGAGTTGCAGTCGGTTTCCCTATCAGACTTCTGATTCACCCGAACCAGAAGTGACATATGAAGGTAAAATATGTCAAGAGGATCAGTTGAAAAGGGCACAGTTCCTCTTTGTAAGACAGATTGCTACTCAAGTTATCGACACTCATCGTCAACAAAGGTCATATTTGTGGAAGTGGGTCTGGTATTGTACAGCAGCTATCGCCAGTTATGTATTGGTGCTAACGGTGATATTAGCGACTACCATTAAGGGTTCCAAACATTCGCGATAG